A stretch of Natator depressus isolate rNatDep1 chromosome 2, rNatDep2.hap1, whole genome shotgun sequence DNA encodes these proteins:
- the CATSPERQ gene encoding cation channel sperm-associated auxiliary subunit TMEM249, whose product MLRGAFVLWNLSFFNVERTLARRMQQNAHYPFQVQQPNVFVMEYYKDTLWKGALIFLLCVLGGVFYLKSEKVSQDYSGFFIYGILVGLWLLLSSMHKRHLVINHARGCYQIYIKRQLWEEGPLHQIYVRLTAQMDAYGKCFYSLIINGYGLEVLALASLSDKYEHMEFLGRRIARKLKLNYFDYLDVSTRHVIRHRPPLERDRDLQV is encoded by the exons ATGCTACGAGGGGCCTTCGTGCTCTGGAACCTCAGCTTCTTCAACGTGGAGAGGACCCTGGCCCGCAGGATGCAGCAGAACGCGCATTACCCCTTCCAGGTGCAGCAGCCCAATG TGTTTGTCATGGAGTATTACAAGGACACGCTGTggaagggggccctgatcttccTGCTCTGTGTCTTGGGCGGTGTCTTCTACCTCAAGAGTGAGAAG GTCTCCCAGGATTACTCCGGCTTCTTCATCTACGGGATCCTGGTCGGCCTCTGGCTCCTCCTCAGCTCCATGCACAAGCGGCACCTGGTCATCAACCACGCCCGGGGCTGCTACCAGATCTACATCAAgaggcagctgtgggaggaggggccCTTACACCAGATCTACGTCCGGCTGACGGCCCAGATGGACG CCTATGGGAAATGCTTCTACAGCCTCATCATCAACGGCTACGGGCTGGAGGTGCTGGCCCTGGCCAGCCTGTCCGACAAGTACGAG CACATGGAGTTCCTGGGCAGGCGGATCGCGCGCAAGCTCAAACTCAACTACTTCGACTACCTGGATGTGTCCACGCGCCACGTGATCCGCCACCGGCCCCCGCTGGAGCGGGACAGGGACCTGCAGGTTTGA